In one Trichlorobacter lovleyi SZ genomic region, the following are encoded:
- a CDS encoding acyl-CoA thioesterase produces the protein MSWDETEITVRFNEVDSYQVAWHGHYVAWMEIGRNNLSGQFGLGPDDLLALGYQGPVVSLELKYLRPALFNDVVTIRTWLEDDAAAMLRFRCEMLSVDGQRLATGLVCHALTDMNGVLQYRLPVEVEQRVANMRAWLDEGVCR, from the coding sequence ATGAGTTGGGATGAAACAGAAATCACGGTCAGATTCAATGAGGTGGACAGCTATCAGGTGGCCTGGCACGGCCATTATGTGGCCTGGATGGAAATCGGCCGCAATAACCTGTCCGGCCAGTTCGGCCTTGGGCCGGATGACCTGTTGGCCTTGGGCTATCAGGGGCCGGTGGTGTCACTTGAACTGAAGTACCTGCGGCCTGCCCTGTTTAATGATGTCGTCACGATTCGAACCTGGCTGGAGGATGATGCAGCGGCCATGCTGCGTTTTCGCTGTGAGATGCTGTCTGTCGATGGTCAGCGGCTGGCCACTGGTCTGGTCTGCCATGCACTGACCGATATGAACGGCGTACTGCAGTATCGTCTGCCGGTGGAAGTGGAACAGAGGGTGGCCAACATGCGGGCCTGGCTGGATGAAGGTGTCTGCCGATGA
- a CDS encoding restriction endonuclease subunit S produces the protein MIAELKPYPEYRESELAWLGDVPSHWHSGPGFSAFREKKVKNTGLQEKTVLSLSYGRIIVKPEDKLHGLVPESFETYQIVDPGDIIIRSTDLQNDKTSLRVGIVKNRGIITSAYMCMKVTETLMPEYGYQLLHTLDLTKILYGLGSGLRQNLDYSDFKRLPLSIPPIDEQTSIVRFLNHANLRIEKAIRAKRKVIALLNEQKQVIIHRAVTRGLDPNVQLKPSGIPWLGDIPGHWEDLRSKYVFHEVDERSVTGTETHLSMSQKYGLIPNSQIEERRLVSESYVGAKLCRSGDLVLNRLKAHLGVFALAPGQGLISPDYTVFRPARPMVARYFEAMYRTPACRVELRKRAKGIVQGFWRLYTDDFYDIRVPVPPLDEQYEIMQYLDKELLVINTVIASTEREIDLLREYRTRLIADVVTGKLDVRQAAARLPDELEELATLQDCGETAELDDNGLDAEDES, from the coding sequence ATGATTGCCGAACTGAAGCCATATCCGGAGTACCGGGAGTCAGAATTGGCATGGTTGGGCGATGTACCGAGCCACTGGCATTCTGGTCCTGGATTCTCTGCCTTCAGAGAGAAGAAGGTAAAGAATACAGGCCTGCAGGAGAAGACGGTCCTTTCATTGAGCTATGGAAGGATCATTGTAAAGCCAGAAGACAAGCTGCATGGTTTGGTCCCGGAGTCATTTGAAACATACCAGATCGTTGATCCAGGTGACATTATTATCCGGTCTACCGACCTACAGAACGACAAAACAAGCCTCCGGGTAGGGATCGTCAAGAATCGCGGGATCATTACTTCGGCATATATGTGTATGAAGGTCACCGAGACCCTAATGCCTGAGTATGGGTACCAATTACTACACACACTTGATCTAACGAAGATCTTGTATGGCCTGGGTTCTGGTCTCCGGCAGAACCTTGATTACTCTGACTTCAAGCGGCTACCGCTTTCAATACCTCCCATCGACGAACAGACAAGCATTGTCCGTTTCCTCAACCATGCCAATCTGCGCATCGAAAAGGCTATCCGGGCTAAACGGAAGGTGATTGCGCTGCTGAACGAGCAGAAGCAGGTCATCATCCACCGTGCCGTCACCCGTGGCCTTGATCCAAATGTGCAACTGAAACCTTCGGGTATTCCGTGGTTGGGGGATATACCAGGGCATTGGGAAGATCTCAGGTCGAAGTATGTCTTTCATGAGGTAGATGAACGTTCCGTTACAGGGACTGAAACCCATCTATCAATGAGCCAGAAGTATGGACTTATTCCAAACTCGCAGATAGAGGAACGACGCCTTGTCTCAGAATCATATGTAGGCGCTAAACTATGCAGATCCGGTGATCTAGTGCTTAACAGACTTAAGGCTCATTTAGGGGTATTCGCTCTCGCGCCTGGACAAGGTCTCATAAGTCCAGACTACACTGTATTTCGCCCTGCACGGCCAATGGTCGCCCGTTATTTTGAGGCTATGTATAGAACGCCAGCATGCAGGGTTGAGCTGCGTAAGCGAGCAAAGGGAATAGTTCAAGGCTTCTGGCGTCTCTATACGGATGATTTTTATGACATCCGTGTTCCAGTACCTCCGCTCGACGAACAATACGAGATTATGCAGTATCTTGATAAAGAGTTGTTGGTCATAAACACTGTTATCGCAAGTACAGAACGTGAAATCGACCTGCTCCGCGAATACCGCACCCGTCTGATCGCCGATGTGGTCACCGGCAAGCTGGATGTTCGGCAGGCAGCGGCGCGACTGCCGGATGAACTGGAAGAGCTTGCAACACTGCAGGATTGTGGTGAAACTGCCGAACTGGATGATAATGGCTTAGATGCAGAGGATGAGTCATAA
- the darG gene encoding type II toxin-antitoxin system antitoxin DNA ADP-ribosyl glycohydrolase DarG: MIEYKTGNILAEDVEAVVNTVNCVGIMGRGIALQFKNTYPDNFKAYAAACKLNEVQPGRMFVYETGRLTNPRFVINFPTKRHWKAKSRIEDIDAGLVALVEEIRIRKISSIAIPPLGAGLGGLDWKQVRPRIEAALQGVEGLRVVIFEPAPDKADERANRSSDVPKMTPGRAALVGLMHRYLAGLLDPFITLLEVHKLMYFMQAAQEPLRLNYTKAPYGPYAENLRHVLRAVEGHLVSGYADGGDAPDKQLELVPGALVDAQTFLQEQPDTVNRMNRVFELVEGFETPFGLELLATVHWVVSQEQACSLEEVTARVYGWNDRKRQFTPRQIALAVFMLSKKGWIPSLAGSA; this comes from the coding sequence ATGATTGAATACAAAACCGGTAACATACTGGCCGAGGATGTTGAGGCAGTGGTGAACACCGTAAACTGCGTCGGTATCATGGGACGGGGGATTGCCCTGCAGTTTAAGAACACCTATCCGGACAACTTCAAGGCCTATGCTGCGGCCTGCAAGCTGAATGAAGTGCAACCGGGGCGGATGTTTGTGTATGAAACCGGTCGTCTCACCAATCCACGTTTTGTTATCAATTTTCCAACCAAACGACATTGGAAGGCCAAGAGTCGAATAGAAGATATAGATGCAGGTCTGGTGGCCTTGGTTGAAGAGATCAGAATACGCAAGATCAGCTCTATTGCCATACCACCGTTGGGCGCCGGTCTTGGCGGATTGGACTGGAAGCAGGTGCGTCCCCGTATTGAAGCCGCTTTGCAAGGGGTTGAGGGGCTGCGGGTGGTCATCTTTGAACCGGCTCCTGATAAGGCTGATGAGCGTGCGAACCGCTCCAGCGATGTTCCGAAGATGACACCAGGCCGGGCTGCACTGGTGGGGCTGATGCACCGCTATCTGGCAGGGCTGTTGGACCCCTTCATTACCCTGCTGGAGGTACACAAGTTGATGTACTTTATGCAGGCAGCACAGGAACCGCTACGACTGAATTACACCAAGGCTCCTTATGGTCCCTATGCCGAAAACCTGCGGCATGTCTTGCGGGCTGTAGAGGGACATCTGGTCTCGGGCTACGCTGATGGCGGTGATGCGCCGGATAAACAGTTGGAGTTGGTACCGGGTGCCCTGGTGGATGCGCAAACATTCCTGCAAGAACAGCCGGATACGGTTAACCGGATGAACCGTGTCTTTGAACTGGTAGAAGGGTTTGAAACCCCCTTTGGCCTGGAGCTGTTGGCAACGGTGCATTGGGTGGTAAGCCAGGAGCAAGCCTGTTCACTGGAGGAAGTCACAGCGCGGGTTTATGGTTGGAATGACCGTAAGCGTCAGTTTACCCCACGGCAAATAGCTCTGGCTGTGTTCATGCTATCGAAAAAAGGCTGGATACCGTCATTGGCAGGTAGCGCATGA
- the darT gene encoding type II toxin-antitoxin system toxin DNA ADP-ribosyl transferase DarT yields the protein MAIPDRPKIYHIVHVDRLTSIIASNGLLCDAEIVRSKPPGTTIGMGTIKQRRLNELFLSSHFGLNVGDCVPFYFCPRSVMLYLIWRANDPELTYRGGQAPIVHLEADLHQTVAWAESQNLRWAFTLSNAGAYYFEDRSNLDRLGDIDWQAVEATNWQKCKEGKQAEFLIEQRFPWELVTRIGVMTTQTHAQASAAIAASTHKPRVELMQNWYY from the coding sequence ATGGCTATTCCTGATCGTCCCAAAATCTATCATATCGTGCATGTTGACCGCCTGACATCAATCATTGCCAGCAACGGTCTGCTGTGTGATGCGGAGATTGTGCGCAGCAAACCGCCCGGCACAACCATCGGTATGGGGACTATCAAGCAGAGACGTCTTAACGAGCTATTTCTGTCCAGCCACTTTGGATTGAATGTGGGCGATTGTGTGCCGTTTTATTTTTGTCCGCGCTCAGTCATGCTGTATCTTATCTGGCGGGCCAACGATCCTGAACTGACCTATCGTGGCGGACAAGCCCCAATTGTGCATCTGGAAGCAGATCTGCATCAGACGGTTGCCTGGGCTGAATCACAAAACCTGAGATGGGCCTTTACGCTGTCTAATGCCGGTGCGTATTATTTTGAAGACCGTAGCAATCTTGACCGGCTTGGGGATATTGACTGGCAGGCCGTAGAAGCCACCAACTGGCAAAAATGTAAAGAAGGCAAGCAGGCCGAGTTTTTGATTGAACAGCGGTTTCCGTGGGAACTGGTCACCCGGATAGGCGTGATGACAACGCAGACTCACGCGCAGGCCAGTGCAGCCATTGCAGCATCAACCCATAAACCTCGTGTAGAATTGATGCAGAATTGGTATTATTAG
- the fabG gene encoding 3-oxoacyl-ACP reductase FabG, protein MGLEFEHNVVVVTGGTRGIGRAVSLRFAAAGATVFAAYLNNDEAADRLRLDAAELAGSITTIKADVATSSGATSLIDAATAASGYLDVLVNNAGIIRDGFLAMMAEDDWDAVLRTNLSPLFHCCKWGARKMLARRSGAIINVSSISGISGAAGQTNYAATKGAAISFTKSLARELGPMGIRVNAVAAGLIETDMTAGLKQDQVERIVKSSALGRIGQPDEIADAIAFLASSKAAYITGQCLVVDGGIL, encoded by the coding sequence ATGGGACTGGAATTTGAACATAACGTTGTCGTGGTTACCGGTGGTACCCGGGGCATTGGCCGGGCAGTATCCCTGCGCTTTGCCGCAGCAGGTGCCACCGTCTTTGCCGCCTACCTGAACAATGATGAGGCTGCGGACAGGCTGCGTCTGGATGCAGCAGAGCTGGCAGGCAGTATCACCACCATCAAGGCTGATGTTGCTACTTCCAGCGGGGCAACCAGCCTGATTGATGCTGCCACTGCAGCAAGCGGGTATCTTGATGTCCTGGTCAACAATGCCGGGATTATCCGCGATGGTTTTCTGGCCATGATGGCTGAAGATGACTGGGATGCGGTGCTGCGTACCAATCTGTCCCCCCTGTTCCACTGCTGCAAGTGGGGTGCCCGTAAGATGCTGGCCCGCCGCAGTGGAGCCATTATCAATGTCTCTTCAATCTCCGGCATCAGCGGCGCTGCCGGGCAGACCAACTATGCTGCCACAAAAGGGGCTGCCATCAGTTTTACCAAATCCCTTGCCCGTGAGCTGGGGCCGATGGGGATTCGGGTCAATGCTGTTGCAGCCGGACTGATTGAAACGGACATGACCGCCGGTTTGAAACAGGATCAGGTGGAGCGGATTGTGAAATCATCTGCCCTGGGGAGGATCGGCCAGCCGGACGAGATTGCTGATGCAATCGCATTTCTGGCCTCATCCAAAGCTGCCTACATCACCGGGCAATGTCTGGTGGTTGATGGAGGCATTCTGTGA
- a CDS encoding lipid biosynthesis B12-binding/radical SAM protein, protein MKLLLVSANRERSPYPVFPLGLAFLAAPLKQAGHQLAVLDLCFEADPLAALQATVVAEQPEAVIISLRNLDNVTWPDARSYLSGLTDLVTVCKGRATVIVGGSGFSLMPLEILAACGADIGLVGEGEQQLPLLLDRLAQGIDPADLPGVVLPGKIDFIPPQTVSRIGSPDRELFDVARYLKEGGMANLQTKRGCPFGCSYCTYPLLEGQQMRTRPVAEIIAEIRSLVNDHGVDYLYFVDDIFNYPVSFCEQLCTAMIDAGLQVNWSAFINPDFITPQLLDLMQRAGCDAIEFGTDSGSPGMLTSLCKSFTLGQVRSASLLCREAGLDFAHYIIFGGPGETEETILDTFQLMDELNPTAVIAMTGVRIYPRTRLYRTALDEGIITVETDLLQPTFYLAPAIRDRLSTIVTEQAMQRKNWIVPGLEVNISDTMLEALRMFKVRGPLWKLLKRMGRSRIAPMK, encoded by the coding sequence ATGAAGCTGCTGCTGGTTTCGGCAAACCGGGAGCGTTCCCCCTATCCGGTCTTTCCCCTTGGTCTGGCCTTTCTGGCAGCCCCGCTCAAACAGGCCGGTCATCAGTTGGCAGTGCTGGATCTCTGTTTTGAAGCCGATCCCCTTGCTGCGCTCCAGGCAACGGTTGTTGCTGAACAGCCTGAGGCGGTGATCATTTCGCTGCGTAATCTGGATAATGTTACCTGGCCTGATGCCCGTTCCTATCTGTCCGGTCTGACTGATCTGGTAACGGTCTGCAAAGGCAGGGCAACCGTCATTGTGGGTGGTTCAGGTTTCAGCCTGATGCCGCTGGAGATCCTGGCTGCCTGCGGTGCTGATATCGGTCTGGTGGGGGAGGGGGAGCAGCAGCTGCCCCTTCTGCTGGACCGGCTGGCACAAGGGATTGATCCGGCTGATCTGCCCGGTGTTGTGCTGCCGGGGAAAATCGACTTTATCCCGCCGCAAACAGTTTCCAGAATCGGCAGTCCTGATCGGGAGCTGTTTGATGTGGCCCGCTACCTGAAGGAAGGGGGCATGGCCAATCTGCAGACCAAACGGGGCTGTCCCTTTGGTTGCAGTTACTGCACCTATCCGCTGCTGGAAGGCCAGCAGATGCGGACCAGACCGGTGGCTGAGATTATTGCCGAGATCCGCAGTCTGGTGAATGATCATGGTGTTGATTATCTCTATTTTGTGGATGATATCTTTAACTACCCGGTCAGCTTTTGTGAACAGCTCTGCACAGCCATGATTGATGCCGGGTTACAGGTTAACTGGTCTGCCTTTATCAATCCGGATTTTATCACACCGCAGCTTCTGGATCTGATGCAGCGGGCCGGCTGCGATGCGATTGAGTTCGGCACTGACTCCGGTTCACCTGGCATGTTAACAAGTCTCTGTAAATCGTTTACACTCGGACAGGTCAGATCTGCCTCGCTGCTTTGCCGGGAGGCGGGGCTGGATTTTGCCCACTACATCATCTTTGGCGGACCAGGAGAGACAGAAGAGACCATTCTGGATACCTTTCAGCTGATGGATGAACTGAATCCTACCGCCGTCATTGCCATGACCGGGGTGCGGATCTACCCCCGCACCAGGCTGTATCGTACCGCCCTGGACGAGGGGATTATTACCGTTGAAACAGATCTGCTGCAGCCTACCTTTTACCTGGCTCCGGCCATCAGGGACCGGCTTTCAACGATTGTGACAGAACAGGCAATGCAGCGTAAAAACTGGATTGTACCGGGTCTGGAGGTGAATATCAGCGACACCATGCTGGAGGCGTTGCGGATGTTCAAGGTGCGGGGACCACTTTGGAAGTTGCTGAAGCGGATGGGAAGAAGTAGAATCGCCCCGATGAAGTGA
- a CDS encoding beta-ketoacyl-[acyl-carrier-protein] synthase family protein — MSPKRIVITGLGTINGAARTLPAFQEAILQGTSGIAPLDLFDVSQFPARIGCQVKGYDPAEYFTRRQVTHLSRTDQLALIAAREAVAMSDVTGCYDPYQIGVCIGGGVGGMLHAEAWLQGELSNKPARPGLLRTLLPDCSSTIIAHELGFAGYQGSITTACSSSGTAIGWAADLIRSGRQQAMLCGGADALAMLTFAGFNALKVVDPNPCAPFSAGRQGLSLGEGAAFMVLEEEQAARSRGAQILGYLLGYALVGEAHHMTAPEPGGESAARVMNAALAAAGVAYDQVGWINAHGTGTPLNDVVESNAVKLVFGERAGKVPLISTKAITGHCLGAAGAIEAVASVLALNAGIIPQTLHFRGVDPECDLDYGHSGSRTTATRIVLSNSFAFGGNVTSLVLGSAALQQEVC, encoded by the coding sequence GTGAGCCCGAAGAGGATCGTCATAACCGGTCTGGGCACCATCAACGGGGCTGCCAGGACGCTTCCTGCCTTTCAGGAGGCGATTCTGCAGGGTACAAGCGGCATTGCACCCCTTGACCTGTTTGATGTATCGCAGTTTCCGGCCCGAATCGGATGTCAGGTAAAAGGGTATGACCCTGCTGAGTACTTTACCCGGCGCCAGGTTACCCACCTCTCCCGTACTGACCAGCTTGCCCTGATTGCAGCCCGCGAGGCGGTTGCCATGAGTGATGTTACCGGCTGCTATGATCCCTACCAGATCGGTGTCTGTATTGGTGGCGGAGTTGGCGGCATGCTGCACGCTGAAGCGTGGCTGCAGGGGGAGCTGTCAAACAAGCCTGCCCGGCCCGGTCTGTTACGTACCCTGTTGCCTGACTGCAGCAGTACGATCATTGCCCATGAACTGGGCTTTGCCGGCTACCAGGGCAGCATTACCACGGCCTGTTCCTCATCCGGTACTGCCATTGGCTGGGCAGCTGACCTGATCCGCAGCGGCCGCCAGCAGGCCATGCTGTGCGGCGGGGCAGATGCCCTGGCCATGTTGACCTTTGCCGGTTTCAATGCCCTGAAAGTGGTTGATCCCAACCCCTGTGCGCCGTTCAGTGCCGGACGTCAGGGGCTGTCCCTGGGTGAGGGGGCAGCCTTCATGGTGCTGGAAGAGGAACAGGCTGCCCGTAGCAGGGGGGCGCAGATTCTGGGCTATCTGCTGGGCTATGCCCTGGTGGGTGAGGCCCATCATATGACAGCGCCGGAACCGGGCGGTGAATCCGCTGCCAGGGTCATGAACGCAGCCCTGGCTGCTGCCGGAGTTGCGTATGACCAGGTTGGCTGGATCAATGCCCATGGTACCGGTACTCCCCTGAATGATGTGGTTGAATCCAATGCGGTCAAGCTGGTCTTTGGAGAGCGGGCTGGCAAGGTGCCGTTGATCTCAACCAAGGCGATAACCGGGCACTGTCTGGGGGCTGCCGGTGCCATTGAGGCAGTGGCAAGCGTGCTGGCCCTGAATGCCGGTATCATTCCGCAGACCCTGCATTTCAGGGGTGTTGACCCGGAGTGTGATCTTGATTACGGCCATAGCGGCAGTCGTACCACAGCTACCCGGATTGTCCTGTCCAATTCCTTTGCCTTTGGGGGTAATGTCACTTCACTTGTGCTGGGCTCTGCAGCTCTGCAGCAGGAGGTCTGCTGA
- a CDS encoding type I restriction endonuclease subunit R, with protein MTTDTSERGLEDLICTTMTGRTAVVAAGGVHDPVEPFGGTGWLLGDARDYDREYCVDVTQLHAFVEATQPEIATALELEKDTPVRRRFLARVESECARRGVIDLLRKGVKHEKYHIDLFYGSPSPGNDKAAQLYIANRFSLTRQLRYSRDETRRALDLALFINGLPIATFELKNSLTKQTVEDAIEQYRRDRDPRERLFSFGRCIVHFAVDDREVQMCTELKGKGSWFLPFNLGWNDGAGNPPNPHGLKTDYLWKRVLTLQGVTDIIENYAQIVEEINPKTRKKSRKQVFPRYHQLDVVRRLLADALKQGVGQRYLIQHSAGSGKSNSIAWLAHQLVALRKDGKDLFDSIIVITDRRILDDQIKNTIKGFMQVGSTVGHAEHSGDLRKFIESGKKIIISTVQKFPYILNEIGDEHRGRSFAIIIDEAHSSQGGKAAGALNAALTDPEDEINDVLEKRMAARKMLTNASYFAFTATPKNKTLEIFGEPYPGEEGKVKHRPFHCYTMKQAIQEGFILDVLKSYTPVNSYYKLIKKVKDDPEFDKNKAQKKLRRYVESHDHAIRLKAEIMVDHFREQVIAKGKIGGQARVMVVCNGIERAIQYFHAIKSYLEEQKSPYQAIVAFSGEYDFRGQKVTEASLNGFPSGDIADKIQEDPYRILVCADKFQTGYDEPLLHTMYVDKTLSGIKAVQTLSRLNRAHPRKHDVFVLDFMNDADTIQAAFADYYRTTVLSEETDPNKLHDLKAVLDNYHVYRAAVVDELVGLYLGGAQRDKLDPLLDACVAVYIEELHEDAQIDFKGKAKAFTRTYEFLSSILPYSDVDWEKLSIFLSFLIPKLPAPQEEDLSKGILESIDMDSYRTEKQAVMNIILADEEAEIDPIPVGGGGGKPQPDMDKLTNILKSFNEQFGTLFSDVDRVAKRIQDDVAPKVAADQAYRNAKQNTPNAARLEHDKALARVMLSLLKDDTEAYKQFVENESFKRSVSDMVFAMTNVACEPPKPVAPA; from the coding sequence ATGACCACTGATACCAGTGAGCGTGGCCTGGAGGATCTGATCTGCACCACCATGACCGGCCGAACCGCAGTTGTTGCGGCTGGTGGTGTGCATGATCCGGTTGAGCCGTTTGGCGGTACCGGCTGGTTGTTGGGTGATGCCCGTGACTATGATCGGGAATACTGCGTTGATGTGACACAGTTGCATGCCTTTGTAGAGGCAACCCAACCGGAGATCGCCACTGCTCTTGAACTGGAGAAGGACACGCCGGTACGCCGCCGGTTTCTGGCCCGTGTAGAGTCTGAATGCGCCAGGCGTGGGGTGATTGACCTGCTGCGCAAAGGGGTAAAGCACGAGAAGTACCATATCGACCTCTTCTATGGCAGCCCATCCCCTGGTAATGACAAGGCAGCCCAGTTGTACATTGCCAACCGTTTCAGCCTCACCCGACAACTCCGCTACAGTCGTGATGAAACCCGCCGGGCATTGGATCTTGCTCTGTTCATCAACGGCCTGCCCATTGCCACCTTTGAACTGAAGAACAGCCTGACCAAGCAGACGGTGGAGGACGCCATTGAGCAGTACCGCCGGGACCGCGATCCTCGGGAGCGGCTGTTCAGCTTCGGTCGCTGCATCGTCCATTTTGCGGTGGATGACCGTGAGGTACAGATGTGTACCGAGCTTAAGGGAAAGGGTTCATGGTTCCTGCCGTTCAACCTGGGCTGGAATGACGGTGCCGGGAATCCGCCCAATCCGCACGGCCTCAAGACCGACTACCTCTGGAAACGGGTTCTTACCCTTCAGGGCGTTACTGACATCATTGAGAACTATGCCCAGATTGTTGAAGAGATAAACCCCAAAACCCGTAAGAAATCCCGCAAACAGGTGTTTCCCCGGTATCACCAGTTGGATGTGGTGCGGCGGTTGCTGGCCGATGCGCTGAAGCAAGGCGTGGGGCAGCGTTATCTGATCCAACATTCGGCTGGCAGCGGCAAGTCCAACTCCATCGCCTGGCTGGCCCATCAGTTGGTCGCTTTGCGCAAGGACGGGAAGGATCTCTTTGACTCAATCATCGTCATTACTGACCGCCGCATTCTCGATGATCAGATCAAAAACACCATCAAGGGCTTCATGCAGGTTGGCTCCACCGTGGGGCACGCAGAGCACTCCGGCGACCTGCGGAAGTTCATAGAATCCGGCAAGAAGATCATCATCAGCACGGTGCAAAAGTTCCCCTATATCCTGAATGAGATCGGTGATGAGCACCGGGGGCGGAGCTTTGCCATCATCATCGATGAAGCACACTCCAGCCAGGGGGGGAAGGCTGCCGGGGCATTGAACGCAGCCCTGACCGACCCTGAAGACGAGATCAACGATGTACTGGAAAAACGGATGGCGGCCCGGAAGATGCTTACCAACGCCAGCTACTTCGCCTTCACCGCCACCCCCAAGAACAAGACGCTGGAGATATTTGGTGAGCCGTATCCGGGCGAAGAGGGGAAGGTCAAGCATCGCCCATTCCACTGTTACACCATGAAACAGGCGATTCAGGAGGGATTCATCCTGGATGTGCTCAAAAGCTATACCCCGGTTAACAGCTATTACAAGTTGATCAAGAAGGTTAAAGACGACCCCGAGTTTGACAAGAACAAGGCCCAGAAAAAGCTGCGCCGGTATGTTGAAAGCCATGATCACGCCATTCGGCTGAAAGCAGAGATCATGGTGGATCACTTCCGCGAGCAGGTTATTGCCAAGGGTAAGATCGGTGGGCAGGCCCGTGTCATGGTGGTCTGCAACGGTATAGAGCGCGCTATCCAGTATTTCCATGCCATTAAGTCCTACCTGGAGGAGCAGAAAAGTCCATACCAGGCCATTGTTGCGTTTTCCGGTGAGTATGATTTTCGAGGTCAGAAGGTTACTGAGGCATCCCTGAATGGCTTCCCCAGTGGAGACATCGCAGACAAAATTCAGGAAGACCCGTACCGCATTCTGGTTTGCGCCGATAAGTTTCAAACCGGCTATGATGAGCCGCTGCTACATACCATGTATGTGGATAAGACCCTCTCCGGCATCAAGGCAGTGCAGACCCTGTCGCGGTTGAATCGTGCCCATCCTCGCAAACACGACGTGTTTGTGCTGGATTTTATGAATGACGCTGACACGATTCAGGCCGCCTTTGCCGATTATTACCGCACTACGGTCTTGAGTGAAGAGACTGACCCTAACAAGCTTCATGACCTGAAGGCGGTACTGGACAACTATCACGTCTACCGTGCGGCAGTTGTGGATGAGCTGGTAGGGCTGTATCTTGGTGGCGCTCAACGTGACAAGTTAGACCCACTGTTGGACGCCTGTGTGGCGGTTTATATTGAGGAGTTGCATGAGGATGCCCAGATTGATTTCAAGGGCAAGGCCAAGGCGTTTACACGCACCTATGAATTCCTGTCTTCTATTTTGCCTTATAGCGATGTTGATTGGGAAAAACTCTCCATCTTCCTGTCCTTTTTGATACCAAAACTGCCTGCCCCCCAAGAGGAGGATCTCTCCAAGGGGATACTGGAATCCATTGATATGGATAGCTATCGTACCGAAAAACAGGCTGTTATGAACATCATCCTTGCAGATGAAGAAGCAGAAATCGATCCAATACCGGTAGGCGGTGGTGGTGGAAAACCGCAGCCTGATATGGATAAGCTCACCAATATCCTTAAATCGTTCAACGAACAGTTCGGTACCCTGTTTAGCGATGTTGATCGTGTTGCAAAGCGTATCCAGGATGATGTCGCTCCTAAAGTGGCAGCTGATCAGGCTTACCGGAACGCCAAACAGAATACCCCGAATGCTGCCCGCCTGGAGCATGACAAGGCGTTGGCGCGGGTCATGCTGTCACTGCTCAAGGATGATACCGAGGCCTACAAGCAGTTTGTTGAGAATGAATCTTTTAAGCGGAGTGTCTCAGATATGGTGTTTGCCATGACGAATGTAGCTTGTGAACCACCGAAACCGGTTGCACCGGCATGA